Proteins encoded in a region of the Candidatus Eremiobacteraceae bacterium genome:
- a CDS encoding pitrilysin family protein: protein MPVRLLAVCAALLVATSPSWARADINAVTTTLADGLTVVVAPIHAAPVVTVGVLYKAGSRDETPWTTGVAHQVEHMMFKGTTDLLKPGDIDRRFYDNNANTDQDSTYYYESFHKDELASALEVEADRMVNAAFDPKQLAAENVVVLAELENADNNPSELLDEQVEAAAMQAHQYHWPTIGWKDVVASFAAHRDLVYDFYVRHYAPQNAVLVIAGDVDPDAALALVHSYFDGVAQRPVAQLERIVEPAQHGVRRVNVVGVGSSDRLEMAYHVPGTYSDESYVLQVLDAVLAGGQSSRLYQSLVDDGYATDLVTEPNQAYDPYLYTITATLVQGVGPDDARAVIERELRKLAQHPVGDAELRRAKKQVVASYVFEHDGVEALAQWLARWQAWTGDWRNDGRFVARTEAVTAAQVEQAARAYLTPDNVTIGTYTARSPHASWAPPHGRETFARRWPHRSQTAAGAFDGYVAEDQTAPQTRSPARFVLPNGLTLIVAENHVNPSAVIETFTQAGSAFDPPSHSGLAALTQEMLLRGTTRKSYDQLQDAFDALGETVSTSMTLAGAGLSAQTLASDEPATMELMADVLQHPRFDPQDFSDAKAQLIDDRRSARDDPAIVARDRLYRELYPPSNPWSRPSTGTPQGLAAVRRSDVQNAYRAHYGPNVTVIVVAGDVDTASVRAQVERLFGSWQRVVATDLQLPGATAPAALRRVNTIVNGTSQVEVNAGAPGIARNAPDLAAAQLMNFVLGGGSFVSKLLHQVRDVDGYVYDIGSRFSDSPAGGGPWSMSFGADPRDVDKAIAEAIVQMRALQNEPLSEDELAQFRRLAADAVITGEVSDQGLADELLREELLGLGLDYSARLPQIYGAITPAQIQDAARKYLRPDGLTVSTAGPP, encoded by the coding sequence ATCAATGCGGTGACGACGACACTGGCGGACGGATTGACCGTCGTCGTGGCGCCGATCCACGCCGCGCCGGTCGTCACCGTGGGCGTGCTGTACAAAGCCGGATCGCGCGACGAGACGCCGTGGACCACCGGCGTCGCGCATCAAGTCGAGCACATGATGTTCAAAGGCACGACCGATCTGCTCAAGCCGGGCGACATCGACCGGCGCTTCTACGACAACAACGCGAACACGGATCAAGACTCGACCTACTACTACGAGTCGTTCCACAAGGACGAGCTGGCGAGCGCGCTCGAGGTCGAGGCCGACCGCATGGTCAACGCCGCGTTCGATCCCAAGCAGCTGGCGGCGGAGAACGTCGTCGTGCTGGCCGAGCTCGAGAACGCCGACAACAACCCGTCGGAGCTGCTCGACGAACAAGTGGAAGCGGCGGCGATGCAAGCGCATCAGTATCATTGGCCGACGATCGGTTGGAAAGACGTCGTCGCTTCGTTCGCCGCGCACCGCGACCTCGTGTACGATTTCTACGTGCGCCATTACGCGCCGCAGAACGCGGTGCTCGTCATCGCCGGCGACGTCGATCCGGATGCCGCGCTCGCGCTCGTGCACTCGTACTTTGACGGCGTCGCGCAGCGGCCGGTCGCGCAGTTGGAGCGGATCGTCGAGCCGGCGCAGCACGGCGTGCGGCGCGTCAATGTCGTCGGGGTCGGTTCCTCGGACCGGCTCGAGATGGCCTATCACGTGCCGGGGACCTACAGCGACGAGAGCTACGTCCTGCAGGTGCTCGACGCCGTGCTCGCCGGGGGACAATCGTCGCGATTGTATCAGTCGCTGGTCGATGACGGATACGCCACCGACCTCGTGACCGAACCGAACCAGGCGTACGATCCATACCTTTACACCATTACGGCGACGCTGGTGCAGGGCGTAGGGCCCGACGACGCGCGCGCCGTCATCGAGCGCGAACTGCGCAAGCTCGCGCAGCACCCGGTCGGCGACGCCGAGCTGCGCCGGGCGAAAAAGCAAGTGGTCGCATCGTACGTCTTCGAGCACGACGGCGTCGAAGCGCTCGCGCAATGGCTGGCGCGCTGGCAGGCGTGGACCGGCGATTGGCGCAACGACGGGCGCTTCGTCGCACGGACGGAGGCCGTGACCGCAGCGCAGGTCGAGCAGGCCGCGCGCGCCTACCTCACGCCGGACAACGTCACGATCGGCACGTACACTGCGCGTTCGCCGCACGCGTCGTGGGCGCCGCCGCACGGGCGTGAAACATTTGCAAGGCGCTGGCCGCACCGTTCGCAGACCGCTGCAGGCGCGTTCGATGGCTACGTCGCCGAGGACCAGACCGCACCGCAGACGCGATCGCCCGCGCGCTTCGTGCTGCCCAACGGGCTCACGCTCATCGTCGCGGAGAACCACGTCAACCCGAGCGCCGTCATCGAGACCTTCACGCAGGCCGGCAGCGCGTTCGATCCGCCATCGCACAGCGGCCTCGCAGCGCTGACGCAAGAGATGCTGCTGCGCGGCACGACGCGCAAGAGCTACGACCAGCTGCAAGACGCGTTCGATGCGCTCGGTGAAACGGTCAGCACCTCGATGACGCTCGCGGGCGCCGGGCTGTCGGCTCAGACCCTGGCGTCGGACGAACCTGCGACCATGGAGCTGATGGCCGACGTCCTGCAGCATCCCAGATTCGATCCGCAAGATTTCTCCGACGCCAAGGCGCAGCTGATCGACGATCGGCGCAGTGCGCGCGACGACCCGGCGATCGTCGCGCGCGACCGCTTGTATCGCGAGCTGTATCCGCCGTCCAATCCCTGGTCACGCCCAAGCACGGGGACGCCGCAGGGGCTCGCAGCCGTGCGGCGGTCCGACGTGCAAAACGCGTACCGCGCGCACTACGGGCCGAACGTCACCGTCATCGTCGTGGCGGGCGACGTCGACACCGCCTCCGTGCGCGCGCAGGTCGAGCGGCTCTTCGGGTCGTGGCAGCGCGTCGTGGCGACCGACCTGCAGCTGCCTGGAGCGACGGCGCCGGCGGCACTGCGGCGCGTGAACACGATCGTCAACGGCACGTCACAGGTGGAGGTCAACGCGGGAGCGCCGGGCATCGCGCGGAACGCGCCCGATCTGGCGGCCGCCCAGCTCATGAATTTCGTCCTTGGCGGCGGGTCGTTCGTCTCCAAGCTCTTGCATCAAGTGCGCGACGTCGACGGCTACGTGTACGACATCGGCTCGCGCTTCTCGGACAGTCCGGCCGGCGGTGGTCCGTGGAGCATGAGCTTCGGCGCCGACCCGCGCGACGTGGACAAAGCGATCGCGGAGGCGATCGTACAGATGCGCGCGCTGCAGAACGAACCGCTGAGCGAGGATGAACTCGCGCAATTCCGCCGCCTCGCGGCGGACGCCGTCATCACCGGTGAGGTCAGCGATCAAGGACTTGCGGACGAGCTGTTGCGCGAGGAGCTGCTCGGACTGGGCCTGGACTACTCGGCGCGCCTGCCGCAGATCTATGGCGCGATCACGCCGGCGCAGATCCAGGACGCGGCGCGCAAGTATCTGCGGCCCGACGGGCTGACGGTCTCGACGGCGGGCCCGCCCTAG